A stretch of the Leptolyngbya sp. FACHB-261 genome encodes the following:
- a CDS encoding DUF3181 family protein, which produces MASSNLAPRIELLAAEIGDRVYMDIAKWHLQLNNAHLHKPLAERLYPLIADGKVPTEDQVNRILGEIPVKIGGGRHEVPLLNLLPMQGLVSLMDVLEEFARRKDW; this is translated from the coding sequence ATGGCTAGTTCAAACCTTGCCCCCCGAATCGAGCTATTGGCGGCAGAAATTGGCGACCGTGTTTACATGGATATCGCTAAATGGCATTTGCAGCTCAACAATGCTCATTTACACAAGCCATTAGCCGAGCGGCTCTACCCACTGATCGCCGACGGCAAAGTGCCCACTGAGGATCAAGTCAACCGCATCCTCGGCGAGATACCCGTGAAAATTGGCGGCGGTCGCCACGAAGTCCCTCTCCTGAACCTACTGCCCATGCAGGGACTGGTTAGCCTGATGGACGTTCTAGAGGAATTCGCTCGCCGCAAGGACTGGTAG